Proteins encoded within one genomic window of Rossellomorea vietnamensis:
- a CDS encoding DUF5082 domain-containing protein: MGLYNELNYIQSVIHSQSSDIQEKISRLREAKNAILHEQSQLLSEIKLIQQPELHKSWMGPRSEKYQTERDSALQAMRQIGHENYDEYVSSIESKIHVLEAQQGVMNFYGHLAQDAEHLLSKGEDFYEQVSHKLSDLKGRLF; the protein is encoded by the coding sequence ATGGGACTCTACAATGAGTTAAATTACATTCAGAGTGTGATCCATTCCCAATCGAGCGATATTCAGGAAAAGATTTCGCGGTTGAGGGAAGCGAAGAACGCCATTTTGCATGAGCAAAGTCAACTACTTAGTGAAATTAAACTAATTCAACAGCCGGAATTACATAAAAGTTGGATGGGCCCAAGGTCTGAAAAATATCAAACGGAACGGGATTCTGCCCTCCAGGCCATGAGGCAAATCGGACATGAAAACTATGACGAGTATGTCAGTTCAATAGAATCAAAGATTCATGTATTGGAAGCTCAGCAGGGTGTAATGAACTTCTATGGTCATTTGGCTCAAGATGCAGAACATTTACTTTCCAAAGGGGAAGATTTTTATGAGCAGGTTTCTCATAAACTCAGTGACTTGAAAGGGAGGTTGTTTTAG
- the tatC gene encoding twin-arginine translocase subunit TatC, with translation MNDCNQQVIGHLEELRSRAIKTVLAFIGFLIVGLSFMKPIYGWLIRDIDMKLAILGPSDILWVYLMIASVFSVAATIPVAAYQIWRFVSPALNEAERKVTLRFIPALFFLFIFGIGFGYFLLFPIVLSFLTTLSADQFETMFTAEKYFRFMLHLTLPFGLLFEMPLVIVFLTVLGILDPSKLKKSRKIAYFLLIVISVVITPPDFLSDVLVILPLLLLYEISITCSTMAYKKKASPSAESNAGQENVAL, from the coding sequence ATGAATGATTGCAACCAACAGGTGATCGGACACTTGGAAGAGCTCAGGAGCCGCGCCATTAAAACCGTACTCGCCTTTATCGGTTTCCTGATCGTGGGGCTCTCTTTTATGAAACCGATCTACGGATGGCTGATCAGGGATATAGACATGAAACTCGCGATCCTCGGACCGAGTGACATTTTGTGGGTGTACTTGATGATCGCATCCGTTTTCTCAGTCGCTGCCACCATCCCAGTCGCTGCCTATCAGATCTGGCGTTTCGTGTCTCCGGCTCTGAATGAGGCAGAAAGAAAAGTCACGTTACGCTTCATACCCGCCTTGTTCTTTCTGTTCATTTTCGGCATCGGGTTCGGCTACTTTCTACTTTTTCCGATCGTCCTGAGCTTCTTGACCACCCTGTCAGCCGACCAATTTGAAACAATGTTCACGGCGGAGAAATACTTCCGATTTATGTTACACCTGACCCTGCCTTTTGGATTGTTATTCGAAATGCCATTAGTCATCGTCTTTCTGACGGTACTTGGCATTTTGGATCCTTCCAAGTTGAAAAAATCAAGAAAGATCGCCTATTTCCTGCTGATCGTCATTTCAGTCGTGATTACACCGCCGGATTTTCTTTCCGATGTATTGGTCATCCTGCCGCTCCTTCTTTTATATGAAATCAGCATCACCTGCTCAACCATGGCGTATAAGAAAAAGGCTTCCCCTTCTGCGGAGTCAAATGCAGGTCAAGAGAATGTTGCTCTATGA
- a CDS encoding YwqI/YxiC family protein: MNVNPGSGGGSAQQIKLNHHAVMAKLNEVMHNLERLQLNPPAQEQLGRNKLHYTDAWIQREQNIHQILKDYIAVVEKNIQDTKANVEALKQQDEAVTKS; encoded by the coding sequence ATGAATGTGAACCCGGGATCTGGAGGGGGATCAGCACAGCAAATCAAGCTCAACCATCATGCAGTCATGGCAAAACTGAATGAAGTGATGCACAATCTGGAACGGCTACAGTTGAATCCACCTGCACAAGAGCAGTTGGGACGGAACAAGCTGCATTATACAGATGCATGGATCCAACGTGAACAGAATATTCACCAGATATTGAAGGACTACATCGCCGTTGTTGAAAAGAATATACAAGATACAAAAGCGAATGTAGAAGCTTTAAAACAACAGGATGAAGCTGTAACTAAATCCTGA
- a CDS encoding thermonuclease family protein, with protein MNGSRMILAAVAIVVTMLLTMITPLAWVGLLIVGFSLYQTSQKRKGRRMFLRKPGWLITVGILGIILGGCAAPSDQVDKAATTEKDDKEVDQKAKEDKQAVEEKKAKEEEDTAANEKAEAEKEQQELADTFGLEEVLVSRVVDGDTVELKDGRKVRFIGVNTPESTTRTEEYGKEASNYTTEKLEGKTVWLQKDVSETDRYNRSLRLIWLEIPKDDMDEEEIRTKMFNADLVLNGYAEPSTYNPDVKYSDYFVKFAREARENGTGLWAYGENGTTKGDLDAKEEKKTTTTSNSSSSASTEEPAAAQEQEYYQNCTELRKVYPDGVPSDHPAYARKHDRDKDDWACER; from the coding sequence ATGAACGGATCACGTATGATCTTGGCTGCCGTTGCCATCGTTGTCACCATGCTTCTGACGATGATAACGCCTCTAGCTTGGGTTGGATTATTGATCGTGGGGTTTAGCTTATACCAAACTTCTCAAAAGAGAAAAGGCAGAAGGATGTTCTTAAGGAAACCAGGCTGGTTGATTACGGTCGGAATTCTGGGAATCATCCTCGGGGGCTGTGCAGCTCCATCAGATCAAGTGGATAAAGCAGCAACCACTGAGAAGGATGATAAGGAAGTCGATCAAAAGGCAAAGGAAGATAAACAAGCGGTAGAAGAGAAGAAAGCCAAGGAAGAAGAAGATACGGCAGCAAATGAAAAAGCTGAAGCTGAGAAAGAGCAGCAGGAGCTTGCCGACACATTCGGATTAGAAGAAGTGCTGGTTTCCCGCGTGGTGGACGGCGATACAGTCGAATTGAAGGATGGAAGAAAAGTCCGCTTCATCGGCGTCAACACCCCTGAGTCCACAACGAGAACAGAAGAATACGGAAAAGAAGCCAGTAACTATACGACCGAAAAGCTGGAAGGTAAGACGGTCTGGCTCCAAAAAGATGTGTCCGAAACGGACCGTTACAATCGTTCCCTGCGTCTTATCTGGCTTGAGATTCCTAAGGATGACATGGACGAAGAAGAAATCCGGACGAAGATGTTCAATGCCGACCTGGTGTTAAACGGATATGCAGAGCCGTCGACCTACAATCCGGATGTGAAGTACAGCGACTACTTCGTGAAATTTGCCCGGGAAGCAAGGGAGAATGGAACGGGTCTCTGGGCATACGGGGAAAATGGTACGACCAAAGGGGATCTGGATGCAAAGGAAGAAAAGAAAACAACGACAACATCTAATTCCAGCTCCAGTGCCTCAACGGAAGAACCCGCAGCTGCTCAAGAACAAGAGTACTATCAAAATTGTACCGAACTGAGAAAAGTCTATCCGGATGGAGTCCCTTCCGATCATCCAGCATATGCACGGAAGCATGACCGTGATAAGGATGACTGGGCGTGTGAGAGATAA
- a CDS encoding DUF3949 domain-containing protein, translating to MYIFLAVIGLYVLISLLILPMQYRFLIALKAEEEKNRLKGKKQGEMYDAMNVGELSLHGNMQGNPLFFLANLFASILYRVRHGGDRK from the coding sequence GTGTATATCTTTCTAGCTGTTATCGGTTTATATGTACTGATTTCCCTATTGATCTTACCTATGCAATATCGCTTCTTGATCGCTTTAAAAGCTGAAGAGGAGAAGAACCGATTAAAAGGGAAGAAACAGGGAGAAATGTATGATGCCATGAATGTTGGTGAGCTGAGCCTTCATGGGAATATGCAGGGGAACCCGTTATTCTTTTTGGCTAATCTTTTTGCTTCGATTCTGTATAGAGTGAGGCATGGTGGGGATCGGAAGTAG
- a CDS encoding alkaline phosphatase D family protein, with product MTNERSMENWIQKLNVETLYKGVDRRNFLQGAGKVAGISLGMAIAQSMGGLSVSAEEAGFQDFPFSLGVASGDPLPDSVVLWTRLATDPLNGGGMPDRKIPVKWEIAKDEHFRHIVQRGTEVASPSLAHSVHAEVGNLEAGTVYYYRFKVGKDFSPIGRTKTLPALNADVSSLSFAFASCQQYEHGYYTAYKHMAKEDLDLIFHLGDYIYEYGPNEYVAKSGNVRDHKGPEIRTLEDYRNRHAQYRTDADLQAAHAAFPWVVTWDDHEVENNYADMIPEKGQSVEEFVRRRVAAYQAYYEHMPLRRSSMPHGVDMQLYRQFSYGNLANFMVLDSRQYRSDQANGDKSSPQTAESLDPSRTLLGREQEQWVLDHLGSSNSSWNVLAQQIFFAKRNYGPSPDQPRYSMDGWDGYTPARERITDFARQKNMDNLIVLTGDVHANWASNILADFDEPSSPLLGAEFVGTSITSGGDGADKRADTDRILAQNEHIKFFNDYRGYVRCHVTPAQWRADYRVVPFVSSPGADISTRASFVYEKNAEGLKEVSTSTVPEGKPLSSEVEDDRHEAHARAHKKQAQKGKHMQMN from the coding sequence ATGACGAATGAGAGATCAATGGAAAATTGGATTCAAAAGCTGAATGTAGAGACCTTATATAAAGGGGTCGACCGCCGCAACTTCCTTCAAGGGGCGGGGAAAGTCGCAGGCATTTCCCTGGGGATGGCGATTGCTCAATCGATGGGCGGTTTGTCTGTCTCGGCAGAAGAAGCCGGATTTCAGGATTTCCCTTTTTCACTTGGGGTAGCTTCCGGTGACCCGCTGCCGGATAGTGTCGTATTATGGACACGTTTAGCCACTGACCCCCTTAATGGCGGGGGCATGCCTGACCGCAAGATTCCTGTGAAGTGGGAAATCGCGAAAGATGAACATTTCCGGCATATCGTGCAGCGAGGTACGGAAGTGGCAAGTCCGTCCCTCGCTCACTCCGTTCATGCCGAGGTTGGGAACCTGGAAGCAGGCACGGTGTACTATTACCGGTTCAAAGTCGGAAAGGATTTCAGCCCGATCGGAAGGACGAAAACCCTACCTGCCTTGAATGCAGATGTCTCAAGCCTGTCCTTTGCCTTTGCTTCCTGCCAGCAATATGAGCACGGCTATTATACGGCCTATAAGCATATGGCCAAAGAAGATCTTGATCTCATTTTCCATCTTGGAGACTATATTTATGAATACGGCCCGAATGAGTATGTAGCTAAATCAGGAAATGTACGAGACCATAAAGGTCCTGAAATCCGCACGTTGGAGGACTACCGCAACCGCCATGCCCAATACCGGACGGATGCCGACCTCCAGGCTGCCCATGCGGCTTTTCCATGGGTGGTGACATGGGATGACCATGAAGTGGAAAACAACTATGCCGACATGATTCCTGAAAAAGGCCAGTCTGTGGAAGAGTTCGTGAGGAGGCGTGTTGCAGCCTACCAGGCCTACTATGAGCATATGCCGTTAAGGAGATCTTCCATGCCTCATGGAGTGGACATGCAGCTCTACCGTCAGTTCTCTTACGGAAACTTGGCCAATTTCATGGTCCTCGATTCCCGTCAGTATCGTTCCGATCAGGCAAATGGAGATAAAAGCTCTCCCCAGACGGCAGAATCCCTGGACCCTTCACGCACCTTGCTGGGCCGCGAACAGGAACAATGGGTGCTTGATCATCTCGGCAGCTCCAACAGCTCATGGAATGTACTGGCCCAGCAAATCTTTTTTGCCAAGAGAAATTATGGTCCAAGCCCTGATCAACCGCGTTACAGCATGGATGGCTGGGATGGCTACACCCCTGCCAGGGAACGCATCACGGACTTTGCCCGTCAGAAAAACATGGATAACCTGATTGTCCTGACAGGTGATGTACACGCAAACTGGGCCTCGAATATCCTGGCAGACTTTGACGAACCGTCTTCCCCCTTGCTTGGAGCCGAGTTTGTCGGCACATCGATCACATCAGGCGGGGACGGTGCAGACAAGCGCGCTGACACGGACCGCATTCTTGCCCAGAACGAACATATTAAATTCTTCAATGATTATCGCGGATATGTCCGCTGCCATGTCACGCCCGCCCAGTGGAGAGCCGATTATCGTGTCGTTCCTTTCGTCTCGAGTCCAGGCGCGGATATTTCTACCAGAGCCTCCTTCGTGTACGAAAAAAATGCAGAAGGACTGAAGGAAGTGTCAACGTCAACCGTTCCAGAAGGGAAACCCTTGTCTTCCGAGGTGGAAGACGATCGTCATGAAGCGCATGCCCGCGCCCATAAAAAGCAAGCCCAAAAAGGCAAACATATGCAAATGAACTAG
- a CDS encoding twin-arginine translocase TatA/TatE family subunit, protein MLTNIGIPGLILVLVIALIIFGPSKLPEIGRAFGTTLKEFKSATSDLVNGHDQEKNPSKDEGQRLTAVEKDKQHTGS, encoded by the coding sequence ATGCTTACAAATATCGGAATCCCGGGATTAATTCTCGTACTCGTGATCGCCCTGATCATCTTTGGCCCGTCAAAACTACCGGAAATCGGACGGGCATTCGGAACGACCTTAAAGGAATTCAAAAGTGCTACGAGCGATTTAGTGAATGGACATGACCAGGAAAAGAATCCTTCAAAAGACGAAGGTCAACGACTGACAGCGGTGGAAAAAGACAAGCAGCATACAGGCAGCTGA
- a CDS encoding T7SS effector LXG polymorphic toxin, with protein MKVYEAPTLLDAMSSRRHEYETLKDQLITLKHSFQAIVDLDDEFQGKGADAIKGFYGAQIDVVEVWIQLAERNIAFFDGIHGDADGRNLGRESVGLPFLEEDLRQSERRSDEMVAAQQQELQGILNRISDIHPLNVFSRERFDAHMEDARRKREDTLDAVNQFDEELTQEYQHLETSEQVLTSLMKQLMDSSTQGSHISPLYFNAAAYYSSDTYQLTDDITAETESYLKFKEAQEQAREPKPLLEEEVNENPFMESLNSFKEIGQDLWAGMEKRNEEKFDSVYDFGNYITAGGLDLGKGFMSGLNERAEVATESGSDFINYLTMGGMDLFNGAVNPEDTYSKEHWMNSFGLAALLVGGAKPGLKVKGGTNIPTPAPRTVPKVSLTHRWNQIRLGVDDLYNRPMVAADNGMLVGGEPGWSRFSVESDVKVQESGTRKKVYTDDEPGIVITDKDKNKLAGWKYSPHEELYIEYKHVYDNPKYYDQKTGEINWPGTKGDPNIDGFVKGEYKVETLKPGNEIDRYGSNPTGKYFSPVGTSYEKRALPPHMKDQPYTKYRIINGFEVRSGEIAPWFDELGYGVQYNTQIKIMDDYGNMVEATVENLLDYGYIEKIIE; from the coding sequence TTGAAAGTATATGAAGCCCCTACTTTACTCGACGCAATGTCATCACGCCGACATGAATACGAAACATTAAAAGATCAACTGATAACACTTAAACACTCTTTTCAAGCCATTGTGGACCTAGACGATGAATTCCAGGGAAAGGGTGCCGATGCCATTAAAGGTTTCTACGGCGCTCAAATCGATGTCGTTGAGGTTTGGATTCAACTGGCTGAAAGGAACATCGCTTTCTTCGACGGCATTCATGGTGACGCCGATGGAAGAAACCTTGGCAGGGAATCGGTGGGACTTCCATTCCTGGAGGAAGATCTCCGACAGAGTGAGAGACGATCAGATGAAATGGTTGCTGCACAACAGCAGGAACTTCAAGGAATCCTCAATCGTATAAGCGATATCCATCCATTGAACGTCTTTTCGAGGGAACGGTTCGATGCCCATATGGAAGACGCGAGGAGGAAGCGAGAAGATACACTTGACGCCGTCAATCAATTTGATGAAGAATTAACACAGGAATATCAACATTTAGAAACCAGTGAACAGGTACTCACAAGTCTTATGAAGCAGTTAATGGACTCGTCCACGCAGGGCAGTCACATATCACCGCTTTATTTCAATGCAGCAGCTTATTACTCCAGTGATACCTATCAGCTAACGGATGATATTACAGCAGAGACAGAATCTTATTTGAAATTCAAGGAAGCCCAGGAACAGGCAAGAGAGCCCAAGCCCCTTCTGGAAGAAGAAGTCAATGAGAATCCGTTCATGGAATCCCTTAACAGCTTTAAGGAAATCGGACAGGATCTCTGGGCAGGGATGGAGAAACGGAATGAAGAGAAGTTTGACTCCGTCTATGATTTTGGGAACTATATTACGGCTGGCGGCCTTGATTTAGGCAAAGGCTTTATGAGTGGTCTGAATGAAAGAGCGGAGGTAGCAACCGAATCCGGCTCTGACTTTATCAACTACCTGACGATGGGTGGGATGGACCTTTTCAACGGGGCAGTCAATCCAGAAGACACCTACTCCAAAGAACACTGGATGAATAGCTTTGGCCTGGCAGCACTTCTTGTCGGAGGTGCCAAACCCGGGCTGAAAGTGAAAGGTGGCACGAATATACCAACTCCTGCACCTAGGACAGTTCCGAAGGTTTCATTGACTCATAGATGGAATCAGATTCGTTTGGGGGTTGATGATCTTTATAACCGGCCGATGGTAGCTGCTGATAATGGTATGTTGGTTGGTGGAGAGCCTGGGTGGAGTCGGTTTTCTGTAGAAAGTGATGTTAAGGTCCAGGAAAGTGGAACTAGGAAAAAGGTTTATACAGATGATGAACCCGGTATTGTCATAACCGACAAAGATAAAAATAAACTCGCTGGGTGGAAGTATTCTCCGCATGAAGAACTTTATATAGAATATAAACATGTTTATGATAATCCTAAATACTATGACCAGAAGACTGGAGAAATAAACTGGCCAGGGACAAAAGGAGATCCCAATATTGATGGTTTCGTTAAAGGAGAATATAAGGTAGAAACCCTTAAACCAGGTAATGAAATTGATAGGTACGGAAGTAATCCAACTGGCAAATACTTTTCTCCTGTAGGGACAAGTTATGAAAAAAGGGCATTACCCCCTCATATGAAGGATCAGCCATACACAAAATACCGTATAATTAATGGGTTTGAAGTTAGATCTGGAGAGATTGCCCCCTGGTTTGATGAGTTAGGTTATGGAGTACAATATAATACTCAAATTAAAATTATGGATGACTATGGAAATATGGTCGAAGCAACAGTAGAAAATTTGCTAGATTACGGGTATATTGAGAAAATAATTGAGTAA